A stretch of Desulfarculaceae bacterium DNA encodes these proteins:
- a CDS encoding cupin domain-containing protein, with protein MDQPQLLKNIAFAQALDLDGLVDYAEGQVVSRTLAQNNALSLTLFAFDQGEGISAHTVPADALVLVFDGTASVEIDGNKMKVTAGQVVAMPQGKPHALTAEERFKMLLVVVRAPQQLQL; from the coding sequence ATGGACCAGCCCCAGCTGCTAAAGAACATCGCTTTTGCCCAGGCCCTGGATCTGGACGGCCTGGTGGACTACGCCGAGGGCCAGGTGGTCAGCCGCACCCTGGCCCAGAACAACGCGCTCAGCCTGACCCTGTTCGCCTTTGACCAGGGCGAGGGCATCAGCGCCCACACCGTGCCCGCCGACGCCCTGGTGCTGGTGTTCGACGGCACGGCCTCGGTGGAGATCGACGGCAACAAGATGAAGGTGACCGCCGGCCAGGTGGTGGCCATGCCCCAAGGCAAGCCCCACGCCCTCACCGCAGAGGAGCGATTCAAGATGCTCCTGGTGGTGGTGCGCGCCCCGCAACAGCTACAGCTCTAG
- a CDS encoding YdcF family protein, whose translation MAVVLFIAKKVIGRLLFPVGQVLLLWLAGALIWWRRPQRRLGPLLMLAGGLWLLVLSLPITGTLLLHQLELRNYRYANPAALRQQGAAAVVVLSGGFSEGSASRADRLSQATLKRLLEGVRLWRQMPGAKLVLTGGSFGGEMSEGQAMGEMALALGVPPKAMIMETKSWDTEEQAQQLRSLLGRRPFALVTSASHMPRSLALFRSYGMEPLPAPADFRTRDYRLSFYSFIPQAGGLKGSEEAFYEYLGLVWLRLRQSVGLSPRGVNP comes from the coding sequence ATGGCCGTAGTTTTGTTCATAGCCAAGAAGGTGATCGGCCGGCTGCTGTTCCCGGTGGGTCAGGTGCTGCTGCTTTGGCTGGCGGGCGCGCTGATCTGGTGGCGGCGTCCCCAGCGCCGCCTGGGCCCGCTGCTCATGCTGGCCGGGGGGCTGTGGCTGCTGGTGCTTTCCCTGCCCATCACCGGCACCTTGCTGCTCCACCAACTGGAGCTGCGCAATTACCGCTACGCCAATCCGGCCGCCCTCAGGCAGCAGGGGGCCGCTGCGGTGGTGGTGCTCAGCGGCGGCTTTAGTGAAGGCTCGGCCAGCCGGGCCGACCGCCTGTCCCAGGCCACCCTCAAGCGCCTTCTGGAGGGGGTGCGCCTCTGGCGGCAAATGCCCGGAGCCAAGCTGGTGCTCACCGGCGGCAGCTTTGGCGGCGAAATGAGCGAGGGCCAAGCCATGGGCGAGATGGCCCTGGCCCTGGGGGTACCGCCCAAGGCCATGATCATGGAGACCAAATCCTGGGACACCGAGGAGCAGGCCCAACAGCTGCGCTCCTTGCTGGGGCGGCGGCCTTTTGCCCTGGTCACCTCGGCCAGCCACATGCCCCGCTCCCTGGCCCTGTTCCGCTCCTACGGCATGGAACCGCTGCCCGCGCCGGCCGATTTCCGCACGCGGGATTACCGACTGAGCTTCTATTCCTTCATCCCCCAGGCCGGGGGGCTCAAGGGCAGCGAGGAAGCTTTTTACGAATACCTGGGCCTGGTCTGGCTGCGCCTCAGGCAGTCGGTGGGCCTCAGCCCGCGAGGAGTCAACCCGTGA
- a CDS encoding flavin reductase family protein, whose translation MMLERASAPPPAMAGALGGLVYGLYLLTTGSLDEPRGMLVSWVSQVSCAPPLVQVGVRHNRALLPTLAEQGKFAINLLPSGDMDLARALARPAGQRFAGVALAECELGLPILAEGPGALCCRILSSTRPGDHELFLAEPMGAVWRSGAVLATDELDHAYLGLS comes from the coding sequence GTGATGCTCGAGCGCGCTTCCGCCCCGCCGCCCGCCATGGCCGGCGCCTTGGGCGGCCTGGTCTACGGTCTGTATCTGCTCACCACCGGCAGCCTGGATGAGCCCCGGGGCATGTTGGTCTCCTGGGTTAGCCAGGTGAGTTGTGCACCGCCGTTGGTTCAGGTCGGCGTGCGCCACAATCGCGCCCTGTTGCCCACGCTGGCCGAGCAAGGCAAGTTCGCCATAAACCTGTTGCCCTCGGGTGACATGGACCTGGCCCGCGCCCTGGCCCGCCCAGCCGGGCAGCGCTTCGCGGGCGTGGCCCTGGCCGAATGCGAACTGGGCCTGCCCATCCTGGCCGAGGGCCCGGGAGCGCTGTGCTGCCGCATTCTTTCCAGCACCCGCCCCGGTGATCACGAACTCTTCCTGGCCGAGCCGATGGGCGCGGTGTGGCGGAGCGGCGCGGTGCTGGCCACCGATGAGCTGGACCACGCCTATCTGGGGCTGAGTTGA
- a CDS encoding LUD domain-containing protein produces the protein MSRASRRQYHARLHAALDNEFLGQTLKRFQKHYRASRAAGFAGLDFAALSQDVAQAKDAAISHLPELYEQFKASAEAAGAKVHLAVDAAQAREIIADIAAQTGSRSIIKSKSMTSEEIHLNAYLEGQGLKVTETDLGEWIIQLRGEGPSHMVAPAIHLSRSEVAELFSEVTGQEQDPEDIASLVEVARQELRQVMLSADLGITGANFAIAETGTFATVTNEGNARLVTTLPPVHVALIGLEKLVPDLNTALKILKVLPRSAVGQLAATYVTWITGAVECAAAASGRKELHIVFLDNGRLALSQDPVFSEVLRCVRCGSCANVCPIWGQVGGHTYGHVYIGAIGLVLTYFYHGVEAARELAKNCLNCQACKVNCPAGIDLPQLIKGVAGRVNQQEGAPLKNQLMRRVMTNRRLFHFLLRRAYLAQKPLAQGGRLIRHLPSFFGDEQGFRSLPVVAARPLRDRWSELAPRPDAPKLKVAFFGGCLVDFVYPEQGEALLELLEGQAISLDFAMDQTCCGLPAAMASEEETAREVARQNLAALDAEHHDYVLTLCASCASHLKNAYPRLLAGDPVWEPRAQAMAAKVIDCASFLKDVVGLEGDAAPGLKAAYHAPCHLCRGMEVHQAPRELIEQAGLEYAPYEDEEVCCGFGGSFSLEFPELSAAVLKRKLDQVEATGADILVTDCPGCVLQLEGGLDQRGSGIKVKHLASALAQAKRGGKP, from the coding sequence ATGAGCCGCGCCTCCCGCCGTCAGTATCACGCCCGCCTGCACGCCGCCCTGGACAACGAGTTCCTGGGCCAGACCCTCAAGCGTTTCCAAAAACACTACCGCGCCTCGCGCGCGGCGGGCTTCGCGGGCCTGGACTTCGCCGCCCTCAGCCAAGACGTGGCCCAGGCCAAGGACGCGGCCATCTCCCATCTGCCCGAGCTGTACGAGCAGTTCAAGGCCTCGGCCGAGGCGGCCGGGGCCAAGGTGCACCTGGCCGTGGACGCGGCCCAGGCCCGCGAGATAATCGCCGATATCGCCGCCCAGACCGGCTCCCGGAGCATCATCAAGTCCAAGTCCATGACCAGCGAGGAGATTCATCTCAACGCTTATCTGGAGGGCCAAGGCCTCAAGGTAACCGAGACCGACCTGGGCGAGTGGATCATCCAGCTCCGGGGCGAGGGCCCCAGCCACATGGTGGCTCCGGCCATTCATCTTTCGCGCTCCGAGGTGGCCGAGCTGTTCAGCGAGGTCACCGGCCAGGAGCAGGACCCCGAGGACATCGCCTCCCTGGTGGAGGTGGCCCGCCAGGAGCTCAGGCAGGTGATGCTCTCGGCGGACCTGGGCATCACCGGGGCCAACTTCGCCATCGCCGAGACCGGCACCTTTGCCACCGTGACCAACGAGGGCAACGCGAGGCTGGTGACCACCCTGCCGCCGGTGCACGTGGCTTTGATTGGCCTGGAAAAGCTGGTGCCCGACCTGAACACGGCCTTGAAGATTCTCAAGGTGCTGCCCCGCAGCGCGGTGGGCCAGCTGGCCGCCACTTACGTTACCTGGATCACCGGCGCGGTGGAATGCGCCGCCGCGGCCTCGGGGCGCAAGGAACTGCACATCGTGTTCCTGGACAACGGCCGTTTGGCCCTGTCCCAGGACCCGGTGTTCTCCGAGGTACTGCGCTGCGTGCGCTGCGGCTCCTGCGCCAACGTGTGCCCCATCTGGGGCCAGGTGGGGGGCCACACCTACGGCCATGTGTACATCGGGGCCATCGGCCTGGTGCTGACCTACTTCTATCACGGGGTGGAGGCGGCCCGGGAGCTGGCCAAGAACTGCCTCAACTGTCAGGCCTGCAAGGTCAACTGCCCGGCGGGCATCGATTTGCCTCAGCTCATCAAGGGCGTGGCCGGGCGGGTGAACCAGCAGGAAGGCGCGCCGCTCAAGAACCAGCTCATGCGCCGGGTGATGACCAACCGCCGCTTGTTCCACTTTTTGCTGCGCCGGGCCTATCTGGCCCAGAAACCCCTGGCCCAGGGCGGCCGGCTCATCCGCCATTTGCCCAGCTTCTTCGGCGATGAGCAGGGCTTCCGCTCCTTGCCCGTGGTCGCGGCCCGGCCCCTGCGCGACCGTTGGTCCGAGCTGGCCCCGCGCCCGGACGCGCCCAAGCTCAAGGTGGCCTTTTTCGGCGGATGCCTGGTGGACTTCGTGTACCCCGAGCAGGGCGAAGCCTTGCTGGAGCTGCTCGAGGGCCAGGCCATCTCGCTCGACTTCGCCATGGACCAGACCTGCTGCGGCCTACCCGCGGCCATGGCCAGCGAGGAAGAGACCGCCCGCGAGGTGGCCAGGCAGAACCTCGCGGCCCTGGACGCGGAGCACCATGACTACGTGCTCACCCTGTGCGCTTCCTGCGCCAGCCACCTGAAGAACGCCTATCCCCGCCTGCTGGCCGGCGACCCGGTGTGGGAGCCCCGCGCCCAGGCCATGGCGGCCAAGGTCATCGACTGCGCCAGCTTCCTGAAAGACGTGGTGGGCCTGGAAGGCGATGCCGCCCCTGGGCTAAAGGCGGCCTATCACGCGCCATGCCACCTCTGCAGGGGCATGGAGGTGCACCAGGCCCCGCGCGAGCTCATCGAGCAGGCGGGCCTGGAATACGCGCCCTATGAGGACGAGGAGGTGTGCTGCGGTTTTGGCGGGTCCTTCTCCCTGGAGTTCCCCGAGCTCTCGGCGGCGGTGCTCAAGCGCAAGCTGGACCAGGTGGAAGCCACCGGCGCGGACATCCTGGTCACCGACTGTCCGGGCTGCGTGTTGCAGCTGGAGGGCGGCTTGGATCAGCGGGGCTCGGGCATAAAGGTGAAACACTTGGCCTCGGCTTTGGCCCAGGCCAAGCGGGGCGGCAAGCCCTAG
- a CDS encoding FAD-binding protein, with translation MIAPALQKEFARLVGEDNVFSDASDLLTYSYDAALLPHQSPGLAVRPTSLEALGQVVALCNQEGLPLTIRGAGTNLSGGAIPRGEGVVVVTTALNRIVEINPADMYAVVEPGVINQKLFDAAMAQGLFYPPDPGSQAVSTLGGNVAENSGGLRGLKYGVTRDYVMGLSFFDTEGQLVKTGSRTVKCATAYNLAGLMVGSEGTLGVFGEITLKLIPPPQASRALLAVYDSMEPASQTVAEIIAAKIVPATLEFLDNFTIRTVEDFSGAGLPVEAAAMLLIEVDGHPAQVADEAAKVEQICRAQGATEVRPARDAAERDRIWTARRSAIPALARLKPSVVLEDATVPRSQVPALVRFIRGLAQKHDLTIGTFGHAGDGNLHPTIVFDQRDDAQFARVRAAVEELFDKALELGGTLSGEHGLGLTKTRFLVKEVGSATVEWSRRLKRAMDPKGILNPGKIVEEA, from the coding sequence ATGATCGCCCCAGCCCTGCAAAAAGAGTTCGCCCGCCTGGTGGGCGAGGATAACGTCTTCAGCGACGCCTCGGACCTGCTCACCTATTCCTATGACGCGGCCCTGTTGCCCCACCAGTCGCCCGGCCTGGCCGTGCGCCCCACCAGCCTGGAGGCCCTGGGCCAGGTGGTGGCCCTGTGCAACCAGGAGGGCCTGCCGCTGACCATCCGGGGAGCCGGCACCAACCTCAGCGGCGGGGCCATCCCCCGGGGCGAGGGCGTGGTGGTGGTGACCACCGCCCTGAACCGCATCGTGGAGATAAACCCGGCGGACATGTACGCGGTGGTGGAACCGGGGGTGATCAACCAGAAGTTATTCGACGCGGCCATGGCCCAGGGGCTTTTCTACCCCCCCGATCCGGGCAGCCAGGCGGTGAGCACCCTGGGCGGCAACGTGGCCGAGAACTCCGGCGGGCTGCGCGGCCTCAAGTACGGGGTCACCCGCGACTACGTGATGGGCCTTAGCTTCTTCGACACCGAGGGGCAGCTGGTCAAGACCGGCTCGCGCACCGTGAAATGCGCCACGGCCTACAACCTGGCCGGGCTCATGGTGGGCTCCGAGGGCACCTTGGGGGTGTTCGGCGAGATCACCCTTAAGCTGATCCCCCCTCCCCAGGCCAGCCGGGCCCTGCTGGCAGTCTACGACTCCATGGAGCCGGCCAGCCAGACCGTGGCCGAGATCATCGCGGCCAAGATCGTGCCCGCCACCCTGGAGTTCCTGGACAACTTCACCATCCGCACGGTGGAGGATTTCTCCGGGGCCGGCCTGCCGGTGGAGGCGGCGGCCATGCTGCTCATAGAGGTGGACGGCCATCCGGCCCAGGTAGCCGACGAAGCGGCCAAGGTGGAACAAATCTGCCGCGCCCAGGGGGCCACCGAGGTGCGCCCGGCCCGGGACGCGGCGGAGCGCGACCGTATCTGGACCGCGCGGCGCTCGGCCATCCCCGCCCTGGCCCGGCTAAAGCCCTCGGTGGTGTTGGAAGACGCCACGGTGCCCCGCAGCCAGGTGCCCGCCCTGGTGCGCTTCATCCGGGGCCTGGCCCAAAAGCACGACCTGACCATCGGCACCTTCGGCCACGCCGGGGACGGCAACCTGCACCCCACCATCGTCTTTGACCAGCGCGACGACGCCCAGTTCGCCCGGGTGCGGGCCGCGGTGGAGGAGCTGTTCGACAAGGCCCTGGAGCTGGGCGGCACCCTGAGCGGCGAACACGGCCTGGGCCTGACCAAGACCCGCTTCCTGGTCAAGGAGGTGGGCTCGGCCACGGTGGAGTGGTCGCGGCGGCTCAAACGGGCCATGGACCCCAAGGGCATCCTTAACCCCGGCAAGATCGTGGAGGAAGCGTAA
- a CDS encoding LUD domain-containing protein, whose product MDDLIARFTQRAEAVAAVVRPAADLAEAFAYAAGLTASQGGACLAAPGWEMEHHQALGEACAHAGVELITSGLRAEVGRFHTGLTTAQWGVAETGTIIVDSHDEQVRLASMLAETHVAILPKANLREDLFALESEMAAILAAAPGYMANITGPSRTGDIELVLTLGAHGPRQLHILLLEDAS is encoded by the coding sequence ATGGACGATCTGATTGCGCGATTCACCCAGCGGGCCGAGGCGGTGGCCGCGGTGGTCAGGCCGGCGGCCGACCTGGCCGAGGCCTTTGCCTACGCCGCCGGGCTCACCGCGAGCCAAGGCGGGGCCTGCCTGGCCGCGCCCGGCTGGGAAATGGAGCACCACCAGGCCCTTGGCGAGGCCTGCGCCCACGCCGGGGTGGAGCTGATAACCAGCGGCCTGCGCGCCGAGGTGGGGCGCTTCCATACCGGCCTAACTACTGCCCAGTGGGGCGTGGCCGAGACCGGCACCATTATCGTGGATTCGCATGACGAGCAGGTGCGCCTGGCCTCCATGCTGGCCGAGACCCACGTGGCAATCCTGCCCAAGGCCAACCTGCGCGAGGACCTCTTTGCCCTGGAGAGCGAGATGGCCGCCATCCTGGCCGCCGCGCCGGGCTACATGGCCAACATCACCGGCCCCAGCCGCACCGGGGACATCGAACTGGTGCTCACCCTGGGGGCGCACGGCCCGCGCCAACTGCACATCCTGCTCCTGGAGGACGCCTCATGA